The following are encoded together in the Serratia odorifera genome:
- the coaD gene encoding pantetheine-phosphate adenylyltransferase produces the protein MTSKAIYPGTFDPMTNGHLDLVTRASLMFDRVILAIAASPSKKPLFTLEERVALATQVTSHLDNVEVLGFSELMAHFAAHQNANILVRGLRAVSDFEYELQLANMNRHLMPQLESVFLMPSEEWSFISSSLVKEVARHGGDISPFLPDVVTQALMAKLSTQ, from the coding sequence ATGACCAGTAAAGCCATCTATCCCGGTACCTTCGATCCGATGACCAACGGTCATCTGGATTTGGTCACCCGCGCGTCGCTGATGTTCGATCGTGTGATCCTGGCCATTGCCGCCAGCCCAAGCAAAAAACCGCTGTTTACCCTGGAGGAGCGCGTAGCGCTGGCGACGCAGGTCACCTCGCATCTGGACAATGTCGAAGTACTGGGCTTTAGCGAACTGATGGCCCATTTCGCCGCCCATCAGAACGCCAATATTCTGGTGCGCGGCCTGCGGGCGGTTTCGGACTTTGAGTATGAATTGCAGTTGGCCAACATGAATCGCCACCTGATGCCCCAGTTGGAGAGCGTGTTTCTGATGCCGTCGGAAGAGTGGTCATTCATCTCCTCGTCGCTGGTAAAAGAAGTGGCTCGTCACGGTGGAGACATTTCACCGTTCTTGCCGGATGTCGTCACCCAGGCGCTGATGGCAAAACTGTCGACCCAGTGA
- the mutM gene encoding bifunctional DNA-formamidopyrimidine glycosylase/DNA-(apurinic or apyrimidinic site) lyase, with product MPELPEVETSRRGIEPYLVGHSIQYAVVRNARLRWPVSEQILALSDRPVRSVQRRAKYLLIELDHGWIIVHLGMSGSLRMLAEESEAGKHDHVDLVMSNGMILRYTDPRRFGAWLWCDDLAASNVLAHLGPEPLSEAFDGQYLFDKSRNKRTLIKPWLMDNKLVVGVGNIYASESLFTAGILPDRQAGSLTRAEADLLAETIKAVLLRSIEQGGTTLRDFLQSDGKPGYFAQELQVYGRAGEPCRVCGTPIESAKHGQRSTFFCRRCQH from the coding sequence ATGCCTGAATTGCCAGAAGTTGAAACCAGCCGTCGTGGTATCGAGCCTTATCTTGTTGGCCACAGTATTCAGTACGCCGTGGTGCGCAATGCACGTTTGCGCTGGCCTGTCTCAGAACAAATCCTGGCATTGAGCGACCGGCCGGTGCGCAGCGTACAGCGTCGTGCCAAATACCTGCTGATTGAGCTGGATCACGGCTGGATAATCGTACATCTCGGCATGTCAGGCAGCCTGCGTATGCTGGCGGAAGAGAGTGAGGCGGGCAAGCATGACCACGTTGACCTGGTAATGAGCAACGGCATGATCCTGCGCTACACCGATCCACGTCGTTTCGGTGCCTGGTTATGGTGTGACGACCTGGCAGCCAGCAACGTGTTGGCCCACCTGGGGCCGGAACCGTTGAGCGAAGCGTTTGACGGCCAGTATCTTTTTGATAAATCACGTAACAAGCGCACCCTGATCAAACCCTGGCTGATGGATAACAAACTGGTGGTGGGCGTCGGTAATATTTATGCCAGCGAATCGCTGTTTACCGCTGGAATTCTGCCCGACCGTCAGGCCGGGTCGTTGACGCGGGCCGAAGCTGACCTGCTGGCGGAGACCATCAAGGCGGTATTACTGCGTTCGATCGAGCAGGGTGGCACCACGTTGCGGGATTTCCTGCAATCAGACGGCAAGCCGGGATATTTTGCGCAGGAATTGCAGGTGTATGGGCGAGCGGGGGAACCTTGCCGTGTTTGCGGCACGCCGATTGAAAGCGCCAAACACGGGCAGCGCAGCACTTTCTTTTGCCGCCGCTGCCAGCATTGA
- the rpmG gene encoding 50S ribosomal protein L33 has translation MAKGVREKIKLVSSAGTGHFYTTTKNKRTKPEKLELKKFDPVVRQHVIYKEAKIK, from the coding sequence ATGGCTAAAGGTGTTCGCGAGAAGATCAAGCTGGTTTCTTCTGCTGGTACTGGTCACTTCTATACCACCACGAAGAACAAGCGTACTAAGCCGGAAAAATTGGAACTGAAGAAATTCGATCCAGTTGTCCGTCAACACGTGATCTACAAAGAAGCTAAAATTAAGTAA
- the rpmB gene encoding 50S ribosomal protein L28, with protein sequence MSRVCQVTGKRPVSGNNRSHAMNATKRRFLPNLHSHRFWVEAEKRFVTLRVSAKGMRVIDKKGIETVLADLRARGEKY encoded by the coding sequence ATGTCCCGAGTCTGCCAAGTTACTGGCAAGCGCCCGGTGAGCGGTAACAACCGTTCCCACGCAATGAACGCGACCAAACGCCGTTTTCTGCCAAACCTGCACTCACACCGTTTTTGGGTTGAGGCTGAGAAGCGCTTTGTAACTCTGCGTGTATCTGCTAAAGGTATGCGTGTTATTGATAAGAAGGGTATTGAGACGGTCTTGGCCGATCTGCGTGCCCGTGGTGAGAAGTATTAA
- the dut gene encoding dUTP diphosphatase, producing MMKKIDVKILDPRIGQDFPLPTYATPGSAGLDLRACLDSAVELAAGETTLLPTGLAIHIADASLAAVILPRSGLGHKHGVVLGNLVGLIDSDYQGQLMVSVWNRGQKSFTIEPGERIAQMVFVPVVQAEFNLVEAFDDSERGEGGFGHSGRH from the coding sequence ATGATGAAAAAAATCGACGTTAAAATTCTCGACCCGCGTATCGGTCAGGATTTCCCATTACCGACCTATGCCACGCCTGGCTCCGCCGGTCTTGATCTGCGCGCCTGCCTGGACAGTGCGGTGGAATTGGCTGCCGGTGAAACCACGCTGCTGCCTACCGGGCTGGCAATTCACATCGCCGACGCCAGCCTGGCTGCGGTGATCCTGCCACGCTCCGGTCTGGGCCATAAGCACGGCGTGGTGCTGGGTAATCTGGTGGGCCTGATTGATTCCGATTATCAGGGTCAACTGATGGTTTCCGTTTGGAACCGCGGGCAGAAATCGTTCACTATTGAACCCGGCGAACGCATCGCGCAGATGGTTTTTGTGCCGGTCGTTCAGGCCGAATTCAACCTGGTGGAAGCGTTCGACGACAGTGAGCGCGGCGAAGGCGGCTTCGGCCATTCCGGGCGCCACTAG
- the slmA gene encoding nucleoid occlusion factor SlmA, giving the protein MAEKENTKRNRREEILQALAQMLESSDGSQRITTAKLAANVGVSEAALYRHFPSKTRMFDSLIEFIEDSLITRINLILQDEKETFSRLRLILLLVLGFAERNPGLTRIMTGHALMFEQDRLQGRINQLFERIEAQLRQVLKERKLREGKGFIVDETLLASQLLAFCEGMLSRYVRSEFRYRPTEEFDGRWPLLAAQLQ; this is encoded by the coding sequence ATGGCAGAAAAAGAAAATACCAAAAGGAATCGGCGCGAGGAGATTTTGCAGGCGTTAGCCCAGATGCTGGAATCCAGCGATGGCAGTCAGCGCATCACCACGGCAAAGCTGGCAGCAAACGTCGGTGTTTCCGAAGCCGCGCTTTACCGGCATTTTCCCAGCAAGACACGAATGTTTGACAGCCTGATCGAGTTTATTGAAGACAGCCTGATTACGCGCATCAACCTGATTCTTCAGGACGAGAAAGAGACTTTCAGTCGCCTGCGTCTGATTCTGCTGCTGGTTCTCGGGTTTGCCGAACGCAATCCTGGGTTGACGCGCATCATGACCGGTCATGCGCTGATGTTTGAACAGGATCGGCTGCAAGGCCGCATCAATCAGCTGTTTGAACGTATCGAGGCGCAGCTGCGCCAGGTACTTAAAGAGCGCAAGCTGCGGGAAGGCAAAGGGTTTATCGTGGACGAAACGCTACTGGCCAGCCAACTGCTGGCATTTTGCGAAGGCATGCTGTCGCGCTACGTACGTTCCGAATTCCGCTACCGCCCAACGGAAGAGTTTGACGGACGCTGGCCGCTGCTGGCGGCTCAATTGCAATAA